A stretch of Triticum aestivum cultivar Chinese Spring chromosome 1D, IWGSC CS RefSeq v2.1, whole genome shotgun sequence DNA encodes these proteins:
- the LOC123181612 gene encoding probable trehalose-phosphate phosphatase 2 isoform X2: protein MTYTTPTSFPPSGLYLNTPKKKPLPSKIEEVRAAGWLDLMLASSPPRKRQSKDFLPHDVQADDLDLRYRNWMVNYPSALGSFEAITELARGKKLALFLDYDGTLSPIVDNPANAVMSDEMRAAVRHVASLFPTAIISGRSRDKVFDFVKLTELYYAGSHGMDIMGPIRKSESNGHHVECVRSTDSEGKEVNLFQPASEFLPMIAEVFENLSESIKDIEGARMEDNKFCVSVHYRNVAPHDYETVHQRVTAVLKDYPCLRLTHGRKVLEVRPVIDWNKGKAVEFLLESLGLSESDDVLPIYVGDDKTDEDAFKVLKANNHGFGILVSSVPKDSDAFYSLRDPSEVMEFLRTLAAWKEGSS, encoded by the exons ATGACGTACACAACACCTACTAGCTTCCCACCTTCTGGGCTTTACCTGAACACCCCAAAGAAGAAACCTCTTCCCAGCAAGATCGAAGAGGTTCGTGCTGCCGGATGGCTTGATCTGATGCTGGCCTCATCACCTCCTCGTAAGAGGCAAAGCAAGGACTTCTTACCCCATGATGTTCAAGCTGATGATCTTGATTTGCGATATCGTAATTGGATG GTGAATTATCCTTCTGCTTTAGGCTCCTTCGAGGCAATTACTGAGCTTGCCCGCGGAAAAAAATTGGCATTGTTTCTTGACTATGATGGAACTCTTTCGCCTATTGTGGACAATCCTGCAAATGCAGTAATGTCTGACGAG ATGCGTGCTGCTGTGAGGCATGTAGCATCACTTTTCCCGACTGCAATCATTAGTGGAAGATCTCGTGACAAG GTATTTGACTTTGTGAAACTAACCGAGCTGTACTACGCTGGAAGTCATGGAATGGACATCATGGGGCCTATTAGGAAGTCTGAGTCCAATGGTCACCATGTGGAATGTGTTAGGTCCACTGATTCAGAG GGTAAAGAGGTCAATCTCTTCCAACCTGCAAGTGAGTTTTTACCTATGATAGCTGAG GTGTTCGAAAATCTTAGTGAGAGTATAAAGGACATCGAAGGTGCAAGGATGGAAGATAACAAGTTCTGCGTGTCTGTGCATTACCGAAACGTTGCACCACAT GACTACGAAACAGTTCATCAGCGTGTAACTGCTGTTCTGAAGGATTACCCTTGTCTTAGGCTTACCCATGGGAGGAAG GTTCTTGAAGTTCGCCCTGTCATTGACTGGAACAAGGGGAAAGCTGTGGAATTTTTGCTTGAATCGCTTGGACTAAGCGAGAGTGATGATGTTCTTCCCATCTATGTCGGAGATGACAAGACTGACGAAGATGCATTCAAG GTTCTGAAAGCAAACAACCATGGCTTTGGAATTCTGGTTTCATCTGTGCCCAAGGACAGTGATGCCTTCTATTCCCTGAGGGATCCATCTGAG GTGATGGAATTCCTGAGGACATTGGCAGCATGGAAGGAGGGTTCTAGCTGA
- the LOC123181610 gene encoding 3-hydroxyisobutyryl-CoA hydrolase-like protein 2, mitochondrial produces the protein MPSLAAAAAARRAGEALRRGVMGGRYLSSLRPSPATAAAPDSDEVLVEGKASARASVLNRPGHLNALTTTMGARLNKFYESWEDSPDIGFVMMKGSGRAFCAGGDVVGLRQLINEGKLDESKDFFRTLYSFIYVLGTYLKPHVAILDGVTMGGGGGVSIPGTFRVATDRTVFATPEVHIGFHPDAAASFYLSHLTGHVGEYLALTGEKLNGVDMVALGLATHYSMSEHLDLVDERLAKLVTDDPSVIDSSLAQYGDLVYPDKTSIVHRLAVIDKCFSHETVEEIVDALESEAAQLNEEWCTLALKRLKEASPLALKVSLRSIREGRYQTLDECLVREYRMSINGISKPFYHDFCEGVRARLVDKDLAPKWDPPALEFVSEDMVDSYFAPLGEFEPELKLPTEQREAFI, from the exons ATGccgagcctcgccgccgccgccgccgctcgccgcgccGGGGAGGCCCTCCGCCGCGGCGTCATGGGCGGTAGGTATCTCTCTTCCCTCCGCCCGTCACCCGCTACTGCTGCCGCCCCCGACAGCGACGAG GTGCTGGTGGAAGGCAAGGCCAGTGCCCGCGCCTCCGTGCTCAACCGCCCCGGCCATCTCAACGCCCTCACTACCACTATG GGAGCTAGGCTCAACAAGTTCTATGAATCATGGGAGGACAGCCCCGACATTGGTTTCGTCATGATGAAG GGCAGCGGCCGAGCATTCTGTGCTGGTGGGGATGTTGTTGGATTGCGCCAACTTATCAATGAAG GCAAGCTGGACGAGTCTAAAGATTTTTTCAGGACTTTGTACAGTTTCATCTATGTTCTAGGCACATACTTAAAACCACAT GTTGCCATTCTTGACGGTGTTACTATGGGTGGTGGAGGAGGTGTTTCCATTCCTGGAACATTTCGCGTTGCCACTGATAGAACG GTGTTTGCCACTCCAGAAGTACATATTGGCTTTCATCCGGATGCTGCTGCCTCATTTTATTTGTCACACCTAACTGGTCATGTTG GGGAATACCTGGCCTTGACTGGTGAAAAACTCAATGGAGTTGATATGGTTGCACTTGGCCTTGCCACACACTATTCAATGAGTGAG CACCTGGATCTGGTTGATGAACGACTTGCAAAATTGGTTACTGATGATCCATCAGTTATTGATTCTTCCCTTGCACAATACGGGGACCTTGTTTATCCAGATAAGACAAGCATTGTACATAG GCTGGCGGTCATAGATAAATGCTTCAGCCATGAAACAGTTGAAGAGATCGTGGATGCATTG GAAAGTGAAGCAGCTCAGTTGAATGAAGAATGGTGTACGTTGGCACTGAAAAGATTGAAAGAGGCCTCCCCACTTGCTTTGAAAGTATCACTACGATCG ATACGTGAAGGTAGATATCAGACACTTGATGAATGCCTTGTGCGTGAATACCGCATGTCCATCAATGGCATTTCAAAGCCATTTTATCATGATTTTTGTGAG GGTGTGAGAGCGCGACTGGTTGACAAGGACTTGGCCCCAAAG TGGGATCCTCCTGCGCTCGAGTTCGTTTCTGAGGACATGGTAGATTCTTACTTTGCCCCACTAGGAGAATTCGAGCCTGAGCTGAAGCTGCCTACAGAACAgcgagaggcattcatatag
- the LOC123181612 gene encoding probable trehalose-phosphate phosphatase 2 isoform X1 — MDLKTSHNSPVFVDPLPSLALPMTYTTPTSFPPSGLYLNTPKKKPLPSKIEEVRAAGWLDLMLASSPPRKRQSKDFLPHDVQADDLDLRYRNWMVNYPSALGSFEAITELARGKKLALFLDYDGTLSPIVDNPANAVMSDEMRAAVRHVASLFPTAIISGRSRDKVFDFVKLTELYYAGSHGMDIMGPIRKSESNGHHVECVRSTDSEGKEVNLFQPASEFLPMIAEVFENLSESIKDIEGARMEDNKFCVSVHYRNVAPHDYETVHQRVTAVLKDYPCLRLTHGRKVLEVRPVIDWNKGKAVEFLLESLGLSESDDVLPIYVGDDKTDEDAFKVLKANNHGFGILVSSVPKDSDAFYSLRDPSEVMEFLRTLAAWKEGSS; from the exons ATGGATTTGAAGACAAGCCACAACTCTCCTGTTTTTGTTGATCCTCTCCCTTCACTAGCCTTGCCTATGACGTACACAACACCTACTAGCTTCCCACCTTCTGGGCTTTACCTGAACACCCCAAAGAAGAAACCTCTTCCCAGCAAGATCGAAGAGGTTCGTGCTGCCGGATGGCTTGATCTGATGCTGGCCTCATCACCTCCTCGTAAGAGGCAAAGCAAGGACTTCTTACCCCATGATGTTCAAGCTGATGATCTTGATTTGCGATATCGTAATTGGATG GTGAATTATCCTTCTGCTTTAGGCTCCTTCGAGGCAATTACTGAGCTTGCCCGCGGAAAAAAATTGGCATTGTTTCTTGACTATGATGGAACTCTTTCGCCTATTGTGGACAATCCTGCAAATGCAGTAATGTCTGACGAG ATGCGTGCTGCTGTGAGGCATGTAGCATCACTTTTCCCGACTGCAATCATTAGTGGAAGATCTCGTGACAAG GTATTTGACTTTGTGAAACTAACCGAGCTGTACTACGCTGGAAGTCATGGAATGGACATCATGGGGCCTATTAGGAAGTCTGAGTCCAATGGTCACCATGTGGAATGTGTTAGGTCCACTGATTCAGAG GGTAAAGAGGTCAATCTCTTCCAACCTGCAAGTGAGTTTTTACCTATGATAGCTGAG GTGTTCGAAAATCTTAGTGAGAGTATAAAGGACATCGAAGGTGCAAGGATGGAAGATAACAAGTTCTGCGTGTCTGTGCATTACCGAAACGTTGCACCACAT GACTACGAAACAGTTCATCAGCGTGTAACTGCTGTTCTGAAGGATTACCCTTGTCTTAGGCTTACCCATGGGAGGAAG GTTCTTGAAGTTCGCCCTGTCATTGACTGGAACAAGGGGAAAGCTGTGGAATTTTTGCTTGAATCGCTTGGACTAAGCGAGAGTGATGATGTTCTTCCCATCTATGTCGGAGATGACAAGACTGACGAAGATGCATTCAAG GTTCTGAAAGCAAACAACCATGGCTTTGGAATTCTGGTTTCATCTGTGCCCAAGGACAGTGATGCCTTCTATTCCCTGAGGGATCCATCTGAG GTGATGGAATTCCTGAGGACATTGGCAGCATGGAAGGAGGGTTCTAGCTGA